One window of the Candidatus Zixiibacteriota bacterium genome contains the following:
- the ctaD gene encoding Cytochrome c oxidase subunit 1: METNTERNYLKEPRGWKSWVFTLDHKRIGLMYLFSIMASFLLGGIFALLIRLELLHIGGKHLMGAETYNQVFTLHGAIMIFLFIIPSIPAALGNFVLPQMLGAKDVAFPRLNLASFYIYIFGAIFAVYSMVSNAADTGWTFYTPYSTTTNTAVISMTLGVFILGFSSIFTGINFIVTVHKLRLPGMTWYKMPLFVWGLYATAIIQVLATPVLGITLVLLILERLFGIGIFDPAMGGDPILYQHFFWFYSHPAVYIMILPGMGIISELIPVFAHRRIFGYKAIAYSSLAIAFVSFLVWGHHMFVSGQSQYASMIFSFLTFVVAIPSGIKVFNWLATLYKGSISFNAPMLYVFSFLFLFTIGGLTGMFLGALATDVHLHDTYFVVAHFHYVMMGGTVMAFLGGLHYWWPKMWGKMYSERWASLSAILVFLGFNITFFTQFILGAKGMPRRYYNYLDQYRQLHAYSTYGSWILALGFIIMAVYLIHSLFRGKKAPGNPWGGLTLEWTNSSPPPPENFIETPVLKYGPYDYDKLPADEVSG; this comes from the coding sequence GTGGAAACAAATACCGAAAGAAACTATCTGAAAGAGCCCAGAGGCTGGAAATCGTGGGTCTTTACGCTCGATCATAAACGTATCGGCCTCATGTATCTCTTTTCCATCATGGCTTCCTTCCTCCTGGGCGGGATTTTCGCCCTTCTGATTCGCCTGGAACTCCTTCACATCGGCGGGAAACATCTCATGGGCGCCGAAACCTATAATCAGGTCTTTACGTTGCACGGTGCCATAATGATTTTCCTCTTTATCATTCCCTCGATTCCGGCCGCGCTCGGTAATTTTGTCCTGCCGCAGATGCTCGGAGCCAAGGATGTCGCCTTCCCCCGATTAAATCTGGCCAGTTTCTATATCTATATTTTCGGAGCCATCTTCGCCGTTTACTCGATGGTGAGCAACGCCGCCGATACCGGCTGGACATTTTATACCCCCTACAGTACCACCACCAACACGGCCGTCATTTCCATGACCCTCGGGGTCTTTATCCTCGGATTTTCCTCCATTTTTACGGGAATAAATTTTATTGTCACGGTGCATAAACTGCGGCTCCCCGGAATGACTTGGTACAAAATGCCCTTATTCGTCTGGGGTCTGTACGCCACCGCCATCATCCAGGTCCTGGCCACCCCGGTTCTGGGAATAACTCTGGTGTTGCTTATTCTGGAGCGCCTCTTCGGCATCGGCATATTCGATCCGGCCATGGGCGGCGACCCGATTCTATACCAGCATTTCTTCTGGTTCTATTCACATCCGGCAGTCTATATCATGATTCTTCCCGGCATGGGCATTATCAGCGAACTTATCCCGGTTTTCGCCCATCGCCGGATTTTCGGTTATAAGGCAATCGCCTATTCCTCGCTGGCGATTGCATTTGTCAGTTTTCTGGTCTGGGGCCACCATATGTTTGTCAGCGGGCAGTCGCAGTATGCTTCCATGATTTTCTCCTTCCTGACCTTTGTCGTGGCGATTCCGTCGGGTATTAAGGTTTTCAACTGGCTGGCCACCCTCTATAAAGGCTCCATCAGTTTCAATGCTCCGATGCTCTATGTCTTTTCCTTTCTGTTCCTTTTCACCATCGGGGGATTGACCGGGATGTTCCTCGGGGCGCTGGCTACCGATGTCCATCTCCACGATACCTACTTTGTCGTGGCGCATTTCCATTATGTCATGATGGGCGGGACGGTTATGGCGTTCCTCGGAGGTCTGCACTACTGGTGGCCGAAAATGTGGGGGAAAATGTACAGCGAACGCTGGGCAAGTCTTTCCGCGATCCTCGTCTTCCTCGGCTTTAACATCACTTTCTTCACGCAGTTCATTCTCGGCGCCAAAGGGATGCCCCGCCGCTACTACAATTATCTCGACCAGTATCGGCAACTTCACGCTTATTCGACCTACGGCTCATGGATCCTGGCCCTTGGCTTCATAATCATGGCCGTATATCTCATCCATTCGCTGTTCCGGGGGAAAAAGGCGCCCGGCAATCCCTGGGGCGGTCTGACCCTGGAGTGGACCAACAGTTCTCCGCCGCCGCCGGAAAATTTCATCGAAACCCCGGTACTGAAATACGGCCCGTACGATTACGACAAACTCCCCGCCGATGAAGTGAGCGGCTGA
- a CDS encoding Electron transport protein SCO1/SenC has product MSAHPKIFHFRYLRMLAPAFIILVVSLNGPQIFAQAVRNDISELRKMDVVEHPDARIPLDLTFVDDSGKTVTIGDYFNQGKPVILDMAYYTCPMLCNLVMNGIAQGVKQINLLPGRDFQIVTVSIDPRDSVSLAAAKRANYLKSIGKPGIDAGWRFLTGPAENSKALADALGFEYYYDEAKGQYAHPAVIFVLTADGRISRYLYGIEFKPNDLRLALLEASEGKIGNTVDRILLYCYHYDPEAKGYVLFAANVMKLGGLITLVLLTAILAFLWIREHHKKSAHKTGTVGQSLL; this is encoded by the coding sequence ATGTCCGCTCACCCCAAAATATTTCACTTCCGATATTTGCGGATGCTCGCGCCTGCCTTCATAATCCTGGTGGTTTCTTTGAATGGCCCGCAAATATTCGCCCAGGCGGTGCGCAATGATATCTCGGAATTGAGAAAAATGGATGTTGTCGAGCATCCCGACGCCCGCATTCCGCTCGATTTGACTTTTGTCGATGATTCCGGCAAGACTGTCACAATCGGCGATTATTTCAATCAGGGGAAACCGGTCATTCTTGACATGGCCTACTACACCTGCCCCATGCTCTGCAATCTGGTTATGAACGGTATCGCTCAGGGAGTCAAACAAATCAACCTGCTCCCGGGGCGCGATTTTCAGATTGTCACCGTCAGCATCGATCCCCGTGATTCCGTATCGCTGGCGGCCGCCAAACGCGCCAATTATCTCAAAAGCATCGGGAAACCGGGCATCGACGCCGGCTGGCGTTTCCTTACCGGGCCGGCGGAAAATTCCAAGGCTCTGGCCGATGCCCTTGGATTTGAATATTATTATGATGAGGCAAAGGGGCAGTACGCCCATCCGGCCGTGATTTTCGTTCTGACCGCCGACGGCCGGATATCGCGATACCTGTATGGTATCGAATTCAAGCCAAACGATTTACGGCTCGCTCTTTTGGAGGCCTCCGAAGGAAAAATCGGCAATACCGTCGATCGGATCTTATTGTACTGCTATCATTATGACCCGGAAGCAAAGGGTTATGTCCTCTTTGCCGCCAATGTGATGAAACTCGGCGGGCTGATTACACTCGTGCTTCTGACAGCGATTTTGGCCTTTCTCTGGATTCGCGAACACCACAAAAAATCTGCCCACAAGACCGGAACAGTCGGGCAATCATTATTGTGA
- a CDS encoding Electron transport protein SCO1/SenC, whose amino-acid sequence MNSGTKFLKILVWTAAAFFVLAVAALLVLNKASQSRAEIPVLGQLPAFTFTAQDGQPFGRDNMMGKINVVDFIFTHCKGPCPVMASKMSNLYKLYAGSDKVQFISISVDPENDSLSILREYAARQGVTDNRWVFLRAPLDSVVQLSEKGFMIAADDLPAGHSTKFILVDGQGQIRGYYDGLDDASLEIMKTHIRELAQHMK is encoded by the coding sequence ATGAATTCCGGTACGAAATTTCTGAAAATATTGGTCTGGACGGCCGCCGCCTTTTTTGTTCTGGCGGTGGCGGCCCTTCTGGTGCTCAATAAAGCCAGCCAATCCCGGGCCGAAATCCCGGTGCTGGGTCAGTTGCCCGCTTTCACTTTCACCGCTCAGGACGGTCAACCGTTCGGGCGGGACAACATGATGGGCAAAATAAACGTGGTCGATTTCATTTTTACCCACTGCAAGGGCCCCTGCCCGGTGATGGCAAGCAAGATGTCCAACCTGTACAAACTTTATGCCGGTTCGGATAAGGTCCAATTCATTTCCATCTCGGTCGATCCCGAAAATGATTCTCTTTCTATCCTGCGGGAATATGCCGCCCGTCAGGGCGTGACCGACAACCGCTGGGTCTTCCTGCGGGCTCCGCTCGATTCGGTTGTCCAACTGTCCGAAAAAGGATTCATGATCGCCGCCGATGACCTCCCCGCCGGGCACAGCACCAAATTTATTCTGGTTGACGGCCAGGGGCAGATTCGCGGCTACTATGACGGTCTCGATGACGCCAGTCTGGAAATCATGAAAACCCATATCCGCGAACTGGCGCAGCATATGAAATGA
- a CDS encoding Cytochrome c oxidase subunit 2, translating into MPPQHSTFAGQVDSLFYFILYAASVFFAIVVFGIIYFAVRYRRGHKKPAKPGPDHNTALEIIWTLIPTILVVIVFFRGFKIYLEMNVPPKDAMEIKVTGQKWFWSFDYPNGASTVNELDVPVGKPVKLLMSSRDVIHGFYIPDFRIKADVVPNRYTITWFQATQTGTFNLFCTQYCGKGHSEMIAKVKVMGEREYDEWLASGTKAGEGMSLADFGAKLYVSKACATCHNVDGTANVGPTFKGIFGHPVKLSDGSSVMVDENYIRESILNPQAKIVAGYQPVMPTFQGVLNDREVDALTAYIKTLK; encoded by the coding sequence ATGCCGCCTCAGCATTCGACCTTTGCGGGACAGGTCGATTCTCTTTTCTATTTCATATTGTACGCCGCCAGTGTTTTCTTCGCGATTGTCGTATTCGGAATAATCTACTTTGCCGTCCGTTACCGGCGGGGCCATAAAAAACCGGCCAAGCCCGGTCCCGACCATAATACGGCTCTTGAAATCATCTGGACCCTTATCCCGACCATACTCGTGGTTATCGTCTTTTTCCGCGGCTTCAAAATTTATCTGGAAATGAATGTTCCTCCCAAGGACGCCATGGAAATCAAAGTTACCGGCCAGAAATGGTTCTGGTCGTTCGATTATCCCAACGGCGCCAGCACCGTCAACGAACTGGATGTCCCCGTCGGTAAACCGGTCAAGCTTTTGATGTCATCGCGCGATGTTATTCACGGCTTCTATATCCCGGACTTTCGTATCAAGGCCGATGTCGTTCCCAATCGCTATACGATTACCTGGTTTCAGGCCACCCAGACCGGAACTTTTAATCTCTTTTGTACCCAGTATTGCGGAAAGGGCCACTCGGAAATGATCGCGAAAGTGAAAGTGATGGGGGAGAGGGAATACGACGAATGGCTGGCCTCCGGAACCAAAGCCGGCGAGGGAATGTCCCTGGCCGATTTCGGTGCCAAGTTGTATGTTTCCAAGGCCTGTGCTACCTGCCATAATGTCGATGGCACCGCCAATGTCGGCCCCACCTTCAAGGGGATTTTTGGCCACCCGGTGAAACTTTCCGACGGTTCCTCGGTTATGGTTGACGAAAACTATATTCGCGAGTCGATTCTGAACCCGCAGGCCAAAATCGTCGCCGGCTACCAGCCGGTCATGCCGACTTTTCAGGGGGTGCTGAATGACCGCGAGGTCGATGCCTTGACGGCCTATATTAAGACGCTGAAATAA
- a CDS encoding exported hypothetical protein (Evidence 5 : Unknown function), with protein sequence MRKSAKIFTLLILTCIGATAFGAVPPSYNGVVSLENKVVIPGQNFTVKVWLSHNNMAITSLKIPLEISSPYLTCNYVDMTTGTLKKADVEGYYIVQGQRIELSYIPAVVFPLPTITEDSGLIATLYFTASASAPNTTVQIDSLYKDSTFTFNDSLYHIWTRLEFTDDQGLLTTIPNFTPGTVEIRHSTDIPDEQKGLLPATLELGQNYPNPFNPSTAISFSLPARSAVRLDVFNLLGQKIMTLADGDYPAGVHTVTWNASDVPSGIYFYRLTTDEGKLTRKMLLMK encoded by the coding sequence ATGAGAAAATCGGCAAAAATCTTCACACTGTTGATATTGACTTGCATCGGAGCGACCGCATTTGGGGCGGTCCCGCCCAGTTACAACGGGGTCGTGAGTCTCGAAAATAAGGTCGTTATTCCCGGTCAGAATTTTACCGTCAAGGTTTGGCTGAGCCATAATAATATGGCCATCACCTCCCTCAAAATCCCCCTGGAGATCAGCAGCCCCTACCTGACCTGCAATTATGTCGATATGACCACCGGCACCCTGAAGAAGGCCGATGTCGAGGGGTATTATATCGTTCAGGGACAGCGGATCGAACTTTCCTATATCCCGGCGGTCGTTTTTCCTCTGCCGACCATTACCGAGGATTCGGGACTGATCGCGACCCTCTATTTTACCGCTTCGGCTTCCGCACCCAACACCACGGTTCAGATCGATTCCCTTTATAAAGACTCGACTTTCACTTTTAACGATTCTTTATATCATATCTGGACCAGATTAGAATTCACCGATGACCAGGGCCTTTTGACCACCATTCCGAATTTCACCCCTGGCACGGTCGAAATCCGCCACTCGACCGATATTCCCGATGAACAGAAAGGCCTCTTGCCCGCCACCCTTGAATTGGGTCAGAATTACCCCAACCCTTTTAATCCCTCGACCGCCATTTCTTTTTCCCTGCCCGCCCGAAGCGCGGTCCGGCTGGATGTCTTCAACCTGCTGGGGCAGAAGATAATGACTCTGGCCGACGGTGACTATCCGGCGGGCGTCCATACTGTTACCTGGAATGCATCGGACGTCCCCAGCGGCATATATTTCTATCGTTTGACAACCGACGAAGGAAAATTGACCCGAAAGATGCTTCTAATGAAATAA
- a CDS encoding conserved membrane hypothetical protein (Evidence 4 : Unknown function but conserved in other organisms), with protein MTIHSFPTIDAILNLISAVLLLSGYVYIKRGRPDIHKKFMLSALGSSFLFLIFYLIYHSQVGSVPYPRHDWTRPLYFAILIPHSILAGLVVPFILTAVWFALKGKFDKHKKLVRWVWPVWMFVSLSGIAVYIMLYRI; from the coding sequence ATGACCATACATTCTTTTCCAACTATCGATGCCATTCTGAATCTCATCAGTGCCGTCTTGCTTCTATCCGGATATGTTTATATCAAAAGGGGCCGGCCCGATATTCATAAAAAATTTATGCTTTCGGCCCTCGGTTCGTCATTTCTATTCTTGATTTTCTATTTGATTTATCACAGCCAGGTCGGTTCGGTCCCTTATCCTCGTCACGATTGGACCCGTCCCCTTTATTTTGCCATTCTCATCCCTCACAGTATCCTGGCCGGGCTCGTGGTGCCTTTTATCCTGACGGCGGTCTGGTTCGCCCTCAAAGGCAAATTCGACAAGCACAAAAAACTGGTCCGCTGGGTCTGGCCGGTATGGATGTTTGTCTCCTTGAGCGGTATCGCCGTATATATTATGTTATATAGGATTTAG
- a CDS encoding conserved membrane hypothetical protein (Evidence 4 : Unknown function but conserved in other organisms) yields MKLDIQKFTLIDSGSLGRNSLIVGIIGLALSLVGYFLNSGQFFHSYLVAYTFWLSIVLGALFFVMLHHLVGAKWSIVMRRLAETVSQVMPLMAILFIPVIIGLPHLYEWSHKDIVADDKLLAGKAAYLNVAFFLIRAVVYFAVWIFLSRRLYKISLEQDSGFKPEQVRKFRVTSAPGIIAYAFTVTFAAFDWLMSLAPHWYSTIYGVYYFSGAVVGVLALFIMAVYFLRRDNILSESITVEHYHDLGKLLFAFTIFWAYIAFSQYLLIWYANIPEETIWYRNRWEGTWKAVSLIIVFGHFVVPFFILITRSAKRNPAFLAVMALWMFLMHWVDIYWLVVPSLHHGGAVITWIDITAMAGIGGLFLWYFWRLFSARPLLAVGDPHLRESVEFINS; encoded by the coding sequence ATGAAATTGGATATTCAAAAATTCACTTTGATCGACTCCGGCTCCCTCGGCAGGAATTCTCTGATTGTCGGCATAATCGGCCTGGCTTTGTCGCTGGTCGGCTATTTCCTCAATAGCGGGCAATTTTTCCATTCTTATCTGGTGGCTTATACTTTCTGGCTCAGTATCGTTCTGGGAGCGCTGTTCTTTGTGATGCTCCATCATCTGGTGGGGGCCAAATGGAGTATCGTCATGCGCCGTCTGGCCGAAACCGTCTCGCAGGTCATGCCTCTCATGGCGATTCTTTTTATCCCGGTCATAATCGGACTGCCTCATCTCTATGAATGGAGCCATAAGGATATCGTTGCCGATGACAAACTGCTGGCCGGGAAAGCCGCTTATTTGAATGTCGCCTTTTTCCTGATACGGGCGGTTGTCTATTTCGCGGTCTGGATTTTTCTCTCCCGGCGCCTGTACAAAATATCTCTGGAGCAGGACAGCGGCTTCAAACCGGAACAGGTTCGTAAATTTCGCGTCACCAGCGCTCCCGGAATCATTGCCTACGCTTTCACCGTGACCTTCGCCGCCTTCGACTGGCTGATGTCGCTCGCGCCCCATTGGTATTCGACCATTTACGGCGTCTATTATTTCAGCGGCGCGGTCGTAGGCGTCCTGGCGCTTTTTATAATGGCTGTATATTTTCTGAGGCGGGATAACATCCTGTCTGAAAGCATCACGGTCGAGCATTATCACGATTTGGGGAAATTGCTCTTTGCCTTTACTATCTTCTGGGCCTATATCGCTTTTTCCCAGTATCTGCTTATATGGTACGCTAATATTCCGGAAGAAACCATCTGGTACCGCAACCGCTGGGAAGGCACCTGGAAGGCAGTTTCGCTGATTATTGTCTTCGGCCATTTCGTGGTACCGTTTTTCATTCTTATTACCAGGTCCGCGAAACGCAACCCGGCCTTTTTGGCCGTCATGGCCCTCTGGATGTTCCTGATGCATTGGGTCGATATCTACTGGCTCGTCGTGCCTTCGCTTCATCATGGAGGAGCCGTCATTACTTGGATCGATATCACCGCCATGGCGGGAATCGGAGGACTGTTCCTCTGGTATTTCTGGAGACTATTTTCAGCCCGGCCGCTTTTGGCAGTGGGCGACCCGCATCTGCGCGAATCGGTGGAGTTTATAAACAGTTAG
- a CDS encoding Cytochrome c oxidase subunit III, whose protein sequence is MAEANNHSPHLAHHFSEMEQQRDSAKLGMWIFLITEILLFGGLFTAYTIYRSWHPDMFYNAHKFLDIYLGTTNTVVLITSSLTMALAIRSMQIGLKKRTIIFLTITLILAAVFLVIKFFEYHHKFELGQLPGKYYTFTGIEGTNPHIFFSMYFMMTGLHGIHVIAGICVIGWLLRQTIKNRFSPEYYTPLEMTGLYWHLVDIIWIFLFPLFYLVG, encoded by the coding sequence ATGGCAGAAGCAAATAATCATTCTCCTCATCTGGCCCACCATTTCAGCGAAATGGAGCAACAGCGCGATTCGGCCAAACTCGGCATGTGGATATTTCTCATAACCGAGATACTCCTCTTCGGCGGCTTATTCACCGCCTATACTATTTACCGCTCCTGGCATCCGGATATGTTCTATAACGCCCACAAGTTTCTCGATATCTATCTCGGCACCACCAATACCGTTGTCCTGATTACCAGCTCTTTAACCATGGCGCTGGCTATCCGCTCGATGCAGATCGGTCTGAAAAAAAGAACGATAATCTTTCTGACGATTACTCTAATTCTGGCGGCGGTCTTTCTTGTCATAAAATTTTTCGAGTATCACCACAAATTCGAACTGGGTCAACTGCCGGGAAAATATTATACTTTCACGGGTATCGAAGGAACCAATCCGCATATCTTTTTCAGCATGTACTTCATGATGACCGGTCTGCATGGAATTCATGTCATTGCCGGGATCTGTGTCATCGGGTGGCTGTTGCGTCAGACGATAAAGAACAGGTTTTCGCCGGAATATTATACCCCCCTCGAAATGACCGGCCTGTACTGGCACCTCGTCGATATAATCTGGATTTTTCTTTTCCCGCTCTTCTATCTGGTAGGATGA
- a CDS encoding conserved hypothetical protein (Evidence 4 : Unknown function but conserved in other organisms) — MPDIPGNKPSDEGYEKKDINVAKVFMFVALAAGFLVVAILLLNNYFTEATEEQVYSAVLKPESVALRDLRAREDGILNSYKLLDSAKGIYQIPIERAMKVMADEAFRESQKEEKAK; from the coding sequence ATGCCTGATATACCGGGAAATAAGCCTTCCGACGAAGGCTACGAGAAAAAAGATATCAATGTCGCCAAGGTCTTCATGTTTGTCGCCCTGGCGGCGGGGTTTCTGGTCGTGGCTATTTTGCTCCTCAATAATTATTTCACTGAAGCCACCGAGGAACAGGTATATAGCGCCGTTCTGAAACCGGAATCGGTGGCGTTGCGCGATCTCCGCGCCCGCGAGGACGGCATCCTTAATTCCTACAAACTCCTGGATTCGGCCAAAGGGATTTATCAAATTCCGATTGAACGCGCCATGAAGGTCATGGCCGATGAGGCGTTCCGCGAATCTCAAAAAGAAGAGAAGGCAAAATAA
- a CDS encoding Caa(3)-type oxidase, subunit IV, with the protein MSNDKSPSAVHIVPLRVYLMVGAGLLILTALTVYISEIPLGGWNVVVALLIASFKALLVAFFFMHLLYDKKIFLIILTIAILMLATFITLTMFDTMERGRINPASAMPYKDKAVIYEKNTQPAAPTADSSRVPADSVK; encoded by the coding sequence ATGAGTAATGATAAATCCCCCAGCGCCGTTCATATTGTCCCTCTACGCGTCTATTTAATGGTAGGTGCAGGGCTCCTGATACTGACCGCTTTGACCGTCTATATTTCGGAAATTCCCCTCGGAGGCTGGAACGTGGTGGTGGCGCTGTTGATCGCCTCCTTTAAGGCGCTCCTGGTGGCTTTTTTCTTCATGCATCTTCTTTACGACAAAAAGATATTTCTGATAATTCTGACAATCGCGATTCTGATGCTGGCCACATTTATTACTTTGACCATGTTTGATACGATGGAACGGGGACGAATCAACCCGGCCTCGGCCATGCCTTATAAAGACAAGGCCGTAATTTATGAAAAGAATACTCAGCCGGCCGCCCCGACCGCCGATTCGAGTCGGGTCCCAGCCGATTCCGTAAAATAG
- a CDS encoding Cytochrome oxidase assembly has translation MKKFRQLAFVTTLVTYFAIFMGGLVRVSGAGLGCPDWPKCFGRWFPPTNVGQLPPDIDPSLFNLTLAWIEYINRLAGVILGLLILIIALWAIKSYRKVPRIIIPSVIAALLVAFQGWQGGQVVTSELRQLYVSIHMGLAFIIVSLMIYITQNAYYVDYPDDEKGATYPKGISLYIVILWVLTMVQVIMGTEIRSLLEYMPKRFPLLSSTEWLGKAGAIVYIHAFLGISIAVGAWQTAVKIFRESKNPSSIVRVGAWGIMILALLQVLVGAILSIVGLPEVMRIFHLWIAALLIGIMLVLYSALKQYRRIQ, from the coding sequence ATGAAGAAATTCCGCCAACTTGCATTTGTGACCACGCTGGTCACCTATTTTGCCATTTTCATGGGCGGCCTGGTGCGGGTCTCGGGAGCGGGACTGGGGTGTCCCGACTGGCCCAAATGCTTCGGGCGATGGTTCCCGCCGACCAATGTCGGCCAACTGCCCCCTGATATCGATCCCAGTCTTTTCAATCTGACTCTGGCCTGGATCGAGTATATCAATCGCCTGGCGGGCGTCATATTGGGACTCTTGATTCTGATAATCGCCCTCTGGGCCATCAAGAGTTACCGTAAGGTTCCCCGCATAATCATCCCGTCGGTAATAGCCGCTCTGCTGGTGGCCTTTCAGGGATGGCAGGGGGGACAGGTTGTCACCTCGGAATTGCGCCAACTCTATGTTTCGATTCATATGGGTCTGGCCTTCATAATCGTATCCCTAATGATATATATAACACAGAATGCTTATTATGTCGATTACCCCGATGACGAGAAAGGCGCGACCTATCCGAAAGGTATTTCCCTCTATATCGTCATTCTCTGGGTACTGACGATGGTGCAGGTTATCATGGGAACCGAGATTCGCTCCCTTTTGGAATATATGCCGAAACGGTTTCCGCTTCTTTCCTCCACGGAATGGCTCGGGAAGGCCGGGGCCATCGTTTATATCCATGCCTTTCTGGGGATTTCCATCGCCGTCGGCGCCTGGCAGACCGCCGTCAAGATATTCCGGGAAAGCAAGAACCCGTCTTCGATCGTCCGAGTCGGGGCCTGGGGGATAATGATCCTGGCGCTCCTGCAGGTCCTGGTCGGGGCGATTCTATCCATTGTCGGGCTTCCCGAAGTGATGCGGATATTTCATCTCTGGATCGCCGCTCTTTTGATAGGGATTATGCTTGTCCTATACTCGGCCTTGAAACAGTACAGGAGGATACAATGA
- a CDS encoding hypothetical protein (Evidence 5 : Unknown function), whose protein sequence is MPCSNYTELLKLALDKNDCIARFGLKKASCGQTVGGAILLPYIKGLKGEHLLEGRLRDFVPDLDKFDPQESFLLFKQFYSLRAALSVLLGRTNGGRDEAFVIDQVDYDDNGTSLYGMISVAMVAKDMEACEGCGCQLPKLTE, encoded by the coding sequence ATGCCCTGCTCGAACTATACCGAACTGCTCAAACTTGCTCTCGACAAAAACGACTGCATCGCCCGGTTCGGATTAAAAAAGGCCAGTTGCGGTCAAACGGTCGGCGGGGCGATTCTCCTGCCATACATCAAAGGTCTAAAAGGGGAGCATCTATTGGAGGGGCGTCTGCGCGATTTCGTTCCCGATTTGGACAAATTCGACCCCCAGGAATCGTTTCTTCTTTTCAAGCAGTTTTATTCTCTTCGGGCCGCCCTTTCGGTCCTTCTGGGGAGAACCAATGGCGGCCGGGACGAGGCCTTTGTGATCGATCAGGTCGATTATGACGACAACGGGACCTCGCTTTACGGCATGATCTCGGTCGCTATGGTGGCGAAAGATATGGAGGCCTGTGAAGGTTGCGGCTGTCAATTACCGAAACTGACGGAATGA